A stretch of the Sorangium aterium genome encodes the following:
- a CDS encoding ABC transporter ATP-binding protein: MTAPPAPGMPAPPVPAMPSPLAHGGAAIELDRVSRSFGAQIAVRAASLHLAPGALHAIIGENGAGKSTLLKLSAGVLAPDAGIVRVDGAALRPATPAEAARRGVGMVHQHFMLVGSFLALENVVLGCEPVLRGGRIDLAGARARAGALMQAAGLEIPLDAITSSLTVGERQKLEILRVLYRGARAILLDEPTAVLSPLEADALYATLRRLVREGHTVAVVTHRLDEVIRFADHVTVMRRGQVVLSRPTIGWSTDAEGELTRAIMGGEPPPRVERPPLPEDAPAALEIAGLTVAGAGGQRLLDGVTLTVRAGEIAGVAGVEGNGQRELVRALAGMEPRAAGRVTAFGVELSSWGIAARRACLGVVHEDRHAEGLLLDASVGDNLVLGDLAALPRGARGRDAEAALIARRIARFGVVPPDPSRLAGELSGGNQQKIVVARALDRVAPAAPGPGEAAPGPGEATRAPRRAAAILAQPTRGVDVGAAAVIHGAIAEAARAGLAVLVISADLGELRRLCHRIFVMRKGRIVATLPPACSDEQIGRAMLGVEAA; this comes from the coding sequence ATGACGGCGCCGCCGGCCCCCGGGATGCCCGCGCCGCCCGTTCCTGCAATGCCCTCGCCGCTCGCCCACGGCGGCGCGGCGATCGAGCTCGACCGCGTGAGCCGCAGCTTCGGCGCGCAGATCGCGGTGCGCGCCGCCTCGCTCCACCTCGCGCCCGGCGCGCTCCACGCGATCATCGGCGAGAACGGCGCCGGCAAGTCCACGCTCCTCAAGCTCTCGGCCGGCGTGCTCGCGCCCGACGCCGGCATCGTCCGCGTCGACGGCGCCGCGCTCCGGCCGGCGACGCCCGCCGAGGCCGCCCGCCGCGGCGTGGGCATGGTCCACCAGCACTTCATGCTCGTCGGGAGCTTCCTTGCCCTCGAGAACGTCGTGCTCGGCTGCGAGCCCGTGCTCCGAGGCGGGCGGATCGACCTCGCTGGCGCCCGCGCCCGCGCCGGCGCGCTCATGCAGGCCGCGGGGCTCGAGATCCCGCTCGACGCCATCACCTCGTCGCTCACCGTGGGCGAACGGCAGAAGCTCGAGATCCTGCGGGTGCTCTACCGCGGCGCCCGGGCGATCCTGCTCGACGAGCCGACGGCCGTGCTCTCCCCGCTGGAGGCCGACGCGCTGTATGCGACCCTCCGGCGCCTCGTGCGCGAGGGCCACACGGTCGCGGTCGTGACCCACCGGCTCGACGAGGTGATCCGGTTCGCGGACCACGTCACCGTGATGCGCCGCGGGCAGGTGGTGCTCTCGCGGCCCACGATCGGCTGGTCCACGGATGCCGAGGGAGAGCTCACCCGCGCGATCATGGGCGGCGAGCCGCCGCCTCGGGTCGAGCGGCCGCCGCTGCCAGAAGACGCGCCCGCGGCGCTCGAGATCGCGGGGCTGACCGTGGCCGGCGCCGGCGGCCAGCGCCTGCTCGACGGCGTGACCCTCACGGTGCGCGCAGGGGAGATCGCCGGCGTGGCGGGCGTCGAGGGCAACGGCCAGCGCGAGCTCGTGCGCGCCCTCGCCGGGATGGAGCCGCGCGCGGCCGGCCGCGTCACCGCCTTCGGGGTCGAGCTCTCCTCGTGGGGCATCGCCGCGCGCCGGGCCTGCCTCGGCGTGGTCCACGAGGATCGCCACGCCGAGGGGCTGCTCCTCGACGCGTCGGTCGGCGACAACCTCGTCCTCGGCGACCTCGCCGCGCTGCCGCGCGGCGCCCGGGGGCGCGACGCCGAGGCGGCCCTCATCGCGCGCCGCATCGCCCGCTTCGGCGTCGTGCCGCCCGATCCGTCCCGCCTCGCGGGCGAGCTCTCCGGCGGCAACCAGCAGAAGATCGTCGTCGCGCGGGCGCTCGATCGCGTCGCGCCGGCGGCGCCCGGCCCGGGCGAGGCCGCGCCCGGGCCGGGCGAGGCCACCCGGGCGCCGCGCCGCGCGGCCGCGATCCTCGCCCAGCCGACCCGGGGCGTCGACGTCGGCGCCGCCGCCGTGATCCATGGTGCCATCGCCGAGGCCGCCAGGGCGGGGCTCGCGGTCCTCGTGATCAGCGCGGATCTCGGCGAGCTCCGGCGGCTCTGCCACCGGATCTTCGTGATGCGCAAGGGCAGGATCGTCGCGACGCTCCCGCCCGCGTGCTCCGACGAGCAGATCGGGCGCGCGATGCTCGGCGTGGAGGCGGCGTGA
- a CDS encoding M14 family metallopeptidase has product MPKSDQASEEQGLAALRAALFVHRRAPLSRLLARRGLGPYRGYGELLEAIDRLADRGAQVTLIGRSIRGEPLLAVHLGAASLPAARAEKQAAGRLAPSGHGGGSVANGVSLRPLDPDLHLSGTPAADADADGSRAPGGADDPASSDAAIASLAERAERASLRPSTGAGSRERVRTTVILSGIHPLEWIGIEAHLALLDRLATQDLGGRSILAVPIVNPDGLLRVEMNLRAGRHRYVRGNARGVDLNRNFDAGWYERGLIQRFIGLLFSPGSRPASEPEVEAIAHALSSRRIDRALSLHSAGGAVLYPPAHSLWPVADAAEHRAFALRVARAADRRPYRAMSYVRFAWGVRKAGLEIDWLHDRHGALSLLVECSRGKLGLRPSRLIEPFAWHNPRRLDDATPPLVDALLPFVKGARA; this is encoded by the coding sequence ATGCCGAAGTCCGATCAGGCGTCGGAAGAGCAAGGCCTGGCTGCCCTGAGGGCGGCCCTCTTTGTACACCGACGCGCGCCGCTCTCCCGTCTGCTCGCTCGCCGAGGGCTCGGTCCCTACCGCGGGTACGGCGAGCTCCTGGAAGCGATCGACCGGCTCGCCGACCGCGGAGCGCAGGTCACGCTGATCGGGCGCTCGATCCGGGGCGAGCCGCTGCTCGCCGTTCATCTCGGCGCAGCCAGCCTGCCCGCTGCGCGCGCCGAGAAGCAAGCCGCGGGCCGCCTGGCGCCGAGCGGCCACGGAGGAGGGAGCGTCGCGAACGGCGTCTCGCTCCGCCCGCTCGATCCCGATCTCCATCTCAGTGGTACGCCGGCTGCCGATGCGGATGCCGATGGCAGCCGCGCGCCGGGCGGCGCGGACGATCCGGCGTCGAGCGACGCCGCCATCGCTTCGCTGGCCGAGCGCGCTGAGCGCGCCAGCCTGCGCCCCTCGACGGGAGCCGGGTCGCGCGAGCGCGTGCGGACGACGGTGATCCTGTCCGGGATCCACCCCCTCGAGTGGATCGGCATCGAGGCCCACCTCGCGCTGCTCGATCGCCTCGCGACCCAGGACCTCGGCGGCCGGTCGATCCTCGCCGTCCCGATCGTGAACCCGGACGGGCTCCTCCGCGTCGAGATGAACCTCCGCGCCGGGCGACACCGCTACGTGCGGGGCAATGCCCGGGGCGTCGACCTGAACCGGAACTTCGACGCCGGATGGTACGAGCGCGGCCTCATCCAGCGCTTCATCGGGCTCCTCTTCTCGCCCGGCAGCCGCCCCGCCAGCGAGCCGGAGGTGGAGGCCATCGCGCACGCGCTGTCTTCGCGCCGGATCGACCGCGCCCTGTCGCTGCACAGCGCCGGCGGCGCCGTGCTGTACCCGCCGGCGCACAGCCTCTGGCCCGTGGCCGACGCCGCCGAGCACCGCGCCTTCGCGCTGCGCGTCGCGCGCGCCGCGGACCGCAGGCCGTACCGCGCCATGTCTTACGTCCGCTTCGCCTGGGGCGTCCGCAAGGCGGGCCTGGAGATCGACTGGCTCCACGATCGCCACGGGGCGCTGTCGCTCCTCGTGGAGTGCTCGCGCGGCAAGCTCGGCCTCCGGCCGTCGCGCCTCATCGAGCCGTTCGCCTGGCACAACCCCCGTCGGCTCGACGACGCCACGCCGCCGCTCGTCGACGCCCTGCTCCCCTTCGTAAAGGGCGCGCGCGCCTAG
- a CDS encoding MFS transporter has protein sequence MRRSPLLPIFLTVFVDVLGLTLVLPLLPFYAEHFGASELVVGVLAASYAVCQLVSGPILGRISDRVGRKPTLLASQTGTFIGFLVLGSASSLWMLFLGRIIDGLTAGNLTIAQAYISDVTRPEERTKAFGLIGIAFGSGFLLGPAITGELASRFGYGAPAYGAAALSLLSVLLTATLLPAKPPLPAAQEGAAAGAARPASMRRGDAFRRYFDRPLPRRRLLEFFAFSLSFSTLIGGLALFLERRFAFGVKETGYLYAFSGLIGGSIQGGLIGRLAKRYGEERLALLGFGAMVVGYGLLGVAYTLPVLLTLVGIAAFGAAVVRPAVTTLLTKSVGRDEQGAALGVSQSLASISQIIGPIGAGWLIEHRALAAYGLMAASFAALGVLLGLQKIPVGEPIEL, from the coding sequence ATGCGCCGCTCGCCGCTCTTGCCGATCTTCCTGACCGTCTTCGTCGACGTCCTCGGCCTCACGCTCGTCCTCCCTCTCCTCCCGTTCTACGCCGAGCACTTCGGCGCCAGCGAGCTCGTGGTCGGCGTGCTCGCGGCGAGCTACGCGGTCTGCCAGCTCGTCTCCGGGCCGATCCTGGGCCGGATCTCCGACCGGGTGGGCCGCAAGCCGACGCTGCTCGCGAGCCAGACCGGCACGTTCATCGGGTTCCTGGTGCTCGGCTCGGCGAGCTCGCTCTGGATGCTCTTCCTCGGGAGGATCATCGACGGGCTCACGGCCGGGAACCTGACGATCGCGCAGGCGTACATCAGCGACGTGACCCGGCCCGAGGAGCGCACCAAGGCGTTCGGCCTGATCGGCATCGCCTTCGGCTCCGGGTTCCTTCTCGGCCCGGCCATCACGGGGGAGCTCGCGAGCCGCTTCGGCTACGGCGCGCCGGCGTACGGCGCGGCCGCGCTGTCGCTCCTGTCGGTCCTCCTCACGGCCACGCTGCTCCCCGCGAAGCCGCCCTTGCCCGCGGCCCAGGAAGGGGCGGCCGCCGGGGCGGCCCGGCCGGCGTCGATGCGCCGCGGGGACGCCTTCCGCCGGTACTTCGACCGGCCGCTCCCGCGCCGCCGGCTGCTCGAGTTCTTCGCCTTCTCCCTCTCCTTCTCGACGCTCATCGGCGGCCTGGCGCTCTTCCTCGAGCGGCGCTTCGCGTTCGGCGTCAAGGAGACGGGCTACCTCTATGCCTTCTCCGGGCTCATCGGCGGCAGCATCCAGGGCGGCCTGATCGGCCGGCTGGCGAAGCGGTACGGCGAGGAGCGGCTCGCGCTGCTCGGATTCGGCGCGATGGTGGTCGGCTACGGCCTGCTCGGCGTCGCGTACACCCTGCCCGTGCTGCTCACGCTCGTGGGGATCGCCGCGTTCGGCGCGGCGGTGGTGCGGCCGGCCGTCACCACGCTCCTCACGAAGAGCGTCGGCCGCGACGAGCAGGGCGCGGCGCTCGGCGTGAGCCAGTCGCTCGCGAGCATCTCGCAGATCATCGGCCCCATCGGCGCCGGCTGGCTGATCGAGCACCGCGCGCTCGCGGCGTACGGCCTGATGGCGGCGAGCTTCGCCGCCCTAGGCGTCCTCCTAGGCCTCCAGAAGATCCCCGTCGGCGAGCCCATCGAGCTCTGA
- a CDS encoding ABC transporter permease — MSASALVMFAETLRIAAPYACAAIGGIWAERSGIVQIGLEGVLLAAAFTSVAVAHATGSAATGLAAAIAAGAALSLGHALLVERARVDPVVSGIAMNLLAYAGTRLLLRGLYDSASSSPSIEGFRAGPTGKSGAALLARVLLDPVSIAAALAIAATPLWIARTRFGLRVRAAGENPAAAAAAGVPVTRVRCAALALSGAICAIGGAHLAYDQRRFDSGMSNGRGFIALAAVVVSGLRAGRAALACLLFGALEALQIALQSAARGASRAGDLVQLLPYVATLVALGLAARRAAR; from the coding sequence GTGAGCGCCTCCGCCCTGGTGATGTTCGCCGAGACGCTGCGGATCGCCGCGCCGTACGCCTGCGCGGCGATCGGCGGCATCTGGGCGGAGCGCTCGGGCATCGTCCAGATCGGCCTGGAGGGGGTGCTGCTCGCCGCCGCGTTCACCTCGGTGGCGGTCGCCCACGCGACTGGAAGCGCGGCCACGGGCCTCGCTGCCGCGATCGCCGCGGGCGCCGCCCTCTCGCTCGGCCACGCCCTGCTCGTCGAGCGCGCCCGCGTGGACCCCGTCGTCAGCGGCATCGCGATGAACCTGCTCGCCTACGCCGGGACGCGCCTCCTCCTGCGCGGGCTGTACGACAGCGCCTCGAGCTCCCCCTCGATCGAGGGCTTCCGCGCCGGCCCGACCGGGAAGAGCGGCGCGGCGCTGCTCGCGCGCGTGCTCCTCGATCCGGTCTCGATCGCGGCGGCGCTCGCGATCGCGGCGACGCCGCTCTGGATCGCCCGCACCCGCTTCGGGCTCCGGGTGCGCGCCGCGGGCGAGAACCCGGCCGCGGCCGCGGCCGCGGGCGTCCCCGTGACCCGCGTCCGCTGCGCCGCGCTCGCGCTGTCCGGCGCGATCTGCGCGATCGGCGGCGCGCACCTCGCGTACGACCAGCGCCGCTTCGACTCCGGCATGTCGAACGGCCGCGGCTTCATCGCGCTCGCGGCCGTCGTCGTGAGCGGCCTCCGCGCCGGCCGCGCGGCGCTCGCGTGCCTCCTGTTCGGCGCGCTGGAGGCGCTGCAGATCGCGCTCCAGTCCGCGGCGCGGGGGGCGTCGCGCGCGGGCGATCTGGTGCAGCTCCTGCCGTACGTCGCGACGCTCGTCGCGCTCGGGCTCGCGGCCCGCCGCGCCGCGCGGTGA
- a CDS encoding GNAT family N-acetyltransferase, whose translation MIPSPALHAIAPAQRSDARAFAIYLIEHVAESGRRGVPHFAVATSLSRDEVEHSARDRWGKALDEPLWGRAWLLRSSEPRARVIGHIELRGGRVWSEGHRAVVAMGILGPHTGQGHGRRLLETAIAWARDEAGLEYLDLGVFANNERARRLYAGMGFVPIGTREDAFRVDGAILDDIQMTLALRSPDPRAVAPPER comes from the coding sequence ATGATCCCTTCCCCCGCCCTCCACGCCATCGCCCCGGCCCAGCGCTCGGACGCGCGGGCCTTCGCGATCTACCTCATCGAGCATGTGGCCGAGTCCGGTCGCCGCGGAGTGCCCCATTTCGCCGTCGCGACGTCGCTCAGCCGCGACGAGGTCGAGCACAGCGCGCGCGACCGCTGGGGCAAGGCGCTCGACGAGCCGCTCTGGGGGCGGGCCTGGCTGCTCCGGTCGAGCGAGCCGCGGGCGCGCGTCATCGGGCACATCGAGCTGCGCGGCGGCCGCGTCTGGTCCGAGGGCCACCGCGCCGTCGTCGCGATGGGCATCCTCGGCCCCCACACAGGGCAGGGCCACGGCCGGCGCCTGCTCGAGACCGCGATCGCCTGGGCCCGCGACGAGGCGGGCCTCGAGTACCTCGACCTCGGCGTCTTCGCCAACAACGAGCGCGCCAGGCGGCTCTACGCGGGGATGGGGTTCGTCCCGATCGGCACCCGGGAAGACGCGTTCCGGGTCGACGGCGCCATCCTGGATGACATCCAGATGACCCTCGCGCTCCGCTCTCCCGACCCGCGCGCGGTCGCCCCGCCGGAGCGCTGA
- a CDS encoding ABC transporter permease: MSPAGERPGPARWRRRLRDLQGAALPAALVLGGILLALNLISFGFGEAPVSTLRRAFEGTWGTPYGVGQVLFKATPLLFTGLSFSIALRAGLFNIGAEGQVTMASLAGAVVAAELPARTPWLVAVPASIACAVATGAAVALVPAVLRARLGAHEIISGIMMNRIADVLAPWLLASVFSRAAMRTADAIPAARLPRLERLVPALHGSAVSVAFLLAVALAFAAHRALSRSRAGREARFVGQGAEVARAEGIDVPRRRLEAMLAAGAVAGAAMTATTLGYKGYYEVGLGAGAGYAGIPVALLGRGTPLGLVLAAVLFGTLNQAGLAINARVPKEAMDVLEALAIVLVASATARGGRSGEAPP, translated from the coding sequence GTGAGCCCGGCCGGCGAGCGGCCCGGCCCCGCGCGCTGGCGGCGCCGCCTGCGCGACCTCCAGGGGGCCGCCCTCCCCGCGGCGCTCGTGCTCGGGGGCATCCTCCTCGCCCTGAACCTCATCTCGTTCGGCTTCGGCGAGGCGCCCGTGTCGACGCTGCGCCGCGCCTTCGAGGGCACGTGGGGCACCCCGTACGGCGTCGGCCAGGTGCTCTTCAAGGCGACCCCGCTGCTCTTCACCGGGCTCTCCTTCTCGATCGCGCTCCGCGCGGGCCTCTTCAACATCGGCGCCGAGGGGCAGGTGACGATGGCGAGCCTCGCGGGCGCCGTGGTCGCGGCCGAGCTCCCTGCGCGCACGCCGTGGCTCGTCGCCGTCCCGGCGTCGATCGCGTGCGCCGTGGCCACGGGCGCCGCCGTCGCGCTCGTCCCGGCGGTCCTGCGCGCGCGCCTCGGGGCCCACGAGATCATCAGCGGGATCATGATGAACCGCATCGCCGACGTGCTCGCGCCGTGGCTGCTCGCGTCGGTCTTCAGCAGGGCCGCGATGCGCACCGCGGACGCGATCCCCGCGGCGAGGCTGCCCCGGCTCGAGCGCCTCGTCCCCGCGCTGCACGGCAGCGCCGTGAGCGTCGCCTTCCTCCTCGCGGTGGCGCTCGCGTTCGCGGCGCACCGCGCGCTGTCGCGGAGCCGCGCGGGCCGCGAGGCGCGCTTCGTGGGGCAGGGCGCCGAGGTCGCGCGCGCGGAGGGCATCGACGTGCCGCGCCGGCGCCTCGAGGCGATGCTCGCCGCCGGCGCCGTGGCGGGCGCCGCCATGACCGCGACGACGCTCGGCTACAAGGGGTACTACGAGGTCGGCCTCGGCGCGGGCGCGGGCTACGCCGGCATCCCGGTCGCGCTGCTCGGCCGCGGGACGCCGCTCGGGCTCGTCCTTGCCGCCGTGCTCTTCGGCACCCTCAATCAGGCCGGCCTCGCCATCAACGCGCGCGTGCCGAAGGAGGCGATGGACGTGCTGGAGGCGCTGGCCATCGTCCTCGTCGCCTCCGCCACGGCGCGCGGGGGCCGCTCCGGGGAGGCGCCTCCGTGA